The region atgaggcaattggcagatagaagagatgtgtagtccatctcctgctattcagtgtaTCATCCACTctgctcacacaccttgtgttgatgcattgtggatattaacccaagatccatgttgtgtcagtcatatgtggagaagagttccaactttctgaactcccacactttcatttgtctgaagctctcccaagccagggataagagctgtgaagtcttatcttcacttcccatttcatctgcttcaccctaactctcaatgttagggttaagagctaactacacccgattccagttggcttgtgtttcacagcctaaccttgtgtgagcccactttgtttgtatatagtgtgtgctaagtgtgtatgattgctttgcctgtgctgtttaggatagcttgctccctgtgcaagttagatagaaacttcaacctaggaccatggtgaatttacatgataactattaggctcgagttagtctcccttctagttggtcatttcccagtctctggttaggttagaagttctttccctgcgtaggggaactacgtcgccctgatcctcataccagatgaggtacgtaggcaggagatgagctgatctctccgggcgccctttttctttttccacccctttgtgtgtgttggagtctgacgtgagtccagcgattggcagttggtttcctgtgtcttgtttgcttgtcggagtctgacataagtccagcgattggcagtcggtttcctgtgtgtgtgtttgttgattcggagtatgatgtaagtccagcgattggcattcgatctccatgtttgcctgtttgtgtggagtctgacataagtccagcgattggcagtcggtttcctgtgtggttttgtttggcgtgcgttagccgagctacaagtgctctgattcttctccagtcagagaagatacgtatgcataggatgcgacatcctagcgagcacgtttccccctgtcccgaactacgtcgactctgatgtctgtgcctgacagactacgtaggcccaggatgcgatatcctgccgagttagtttctcttgttttcctgtgtctcctttcagccagtgtttgatgtttgagcagtgtttagcaaccttatcctttcttttgagcgtggatcccgtcgagtacgacggatgcgtaggggtgctaataccttcccttcgcataaccgactcccgatcccatctctctctggtcgcgagaccatgtcttttccaggtttacttcgagcgtttcctttccctcttttgggataaataacgcacggtggcggctctgttgtttcgttttcccgccggtttttcgcgtaatgcgacaccaaCCTAGGCAGAAGGCCTAACTATTTGTGGATAAGCTTACATCACAACATTTGGATAATAAGATAAGGAGGTTGTTAGGACATTGGGAATTGTAACAAGATCAACATTTGGGAATATAACTTGATTCCAAGCCAATGTAGGTTTAAAGTCTTAATACATATGCCCTTGGAGACAAGGACAATTGGAGTTAGGGACCTCATTGATATGAAAAATGATTGTTGGAACCTAAATTTGATCAACACCAATTCATCCCTATAGACTGAACAAATAATTTGAAAATTCCCTTACACAATCTGGAGGAGGAAGATTGTCTTAGTGTGAAGGCTAGAAAGGATGGGAAATATACTATTAACACAGGCTATTACAATATAATGAACTGGCACATAAATATGGAGTGTGAATGCTCCAACAGAGACTCAAACTATGAGATTAAGGGAAGAGTTTTGGGTAGCAAGGTTACCCCCATAAAGCAATATCTTCTTTGGAGACTTCTATATACTATTATTTCAGTGAAGGAGAATTTGAGAAATAGAGGAATTCATAACAATATGCTATGTCTTATGTGTAAATCCAGTCTAAAGTCTATTGACCCTTGCTTCAAGAGTTGTTGGTGGACAAAATATGTTTGGTTTGGCTCTCGGTTGAATATTAATTTCAATAGAAACCTATCTCTCAATCTTAAAGATTCGTGTAGAAACAATATAATGAAGATAAATAAAGAGACTTTATCCATGTTCATCAATATCTTAGATGGCATATGGACATCTAGAAATAATGTTATTTTTTAACAAAAGGATTACATGTTATAGAGGTCATCAAGAAAGCCAACCAAAGTTATAGTGAATTTTGTTCCATCATGTCAACCAATACACGGGAAGATAATATAATGAGGAGTCGAGAAAGAAGGAAGCCTTCTTAGAAGAATGGATAAACAAGCATCAACAAAAGAAAGTCATAAATCATAACAATGGTAAAGGAAAAGGTCAACAAGGGATTAACAATACTTATCTGGAGAAGGATGAACCTCAGACACGTTTGAataaaaaaagagagaaagagagagttGGAAAAGGAAACAACAACATTATAGGTTAGATCAAAGATAAAAGTAATAAAGATGAAGTCATAAATAGGGACAAGGAAGAGGTTCAGGAAATTCATATTCGTATCCGGAATTTATTTCATCACTAGAGAACTACTAACAATCATAACAACATGATCAAGCCTAATTATCACACAACTTATGGGAATATCACAATGATGAACAACAGTCAAACAAAAGATGAATAGACGAATATGAATCAAATCTCTCTCATAGTGGAGATGAAGTAAAGGATGACACTAAGAGCATGGTTTTAAATTGCGGTTCGCAACCGCAATTGCACCCGCAATATTGCGGATGCGGTTGTCTCCGCAACAGCATCATACCGCAACTGCGTTGTGATTTTAAAATTACACCTCCGACTATATTAGGAATCATATGAAATAGTTTTAATCATGATTCTTCAAGtattttcatcaaaaatcaaaatattagAATCCTAAAACTCAATTTACTTCATATGTAACAAAAAAACTTAACATTAAGTGTTTTTCAATATCGTATTTCACACACCTACCTATAAAAATTCACAGCGCAACGGCCACAATGTGTATCGCAACAAGTGCAATTACCGCATTCGCAACACCCGCAACCGCAATTTAGAACTATGATTAAGAGTTAATTAAATGTCAAAATATGAACATGCAAAAGGATATAAAGGATAAAATTGCTGAAAAAGCTCAAGAGCAAATTTACCTACATAGAACAACACAAGAAACCATGAGGAACCTTGTATCTGGAAATAATATTAGTAAGCAAACAACAAATAAAAGGAAGAAGATAAACATCAGAATTGAAGACGCAATAAACAAGGAAAATAAATGGACACCTCCAGGAAAGGTTGGATGAAGAGTAACACGGATGCGAGTCTAATAGAAGAAGGAATCTGGAGTTTATGAGCTATCTTTGGGAATGATGAAGGTCAAGGTCACACCATAATCAAAATCTCTTGTAGGATGCAGGGTGATAGAGATCCTGTTATGGCATAAGCCATGGCTAATAAGGTGGTGATGGATAAAACTACTCAGTTTGAGTTTAAAAGGGTTGAGTTCGAATCGGATAATAAGAAATTAATGAAGCTGGTGAAAAATGGAGAGGGGAAATTTCCTAGAAACAATGTTGGTATGACATGCAAAGTTATGTGAGAGAAAATGAATCGGTTTTAAAAGTTGAGGTTCAACCACACTCCCGTAGAGAAAAATGAAACAACTCATACTCTAACTAGGGTTGTGTTAGGAAGATTTCAAAATCTTGTAAACCGACTAGCCCTAATGGGCTTAAGGCCCAAGTGTAAATTTTTTTATCCTATAAATGAGAAGcctttaataaaaaaaatatatttccTTCTTTATATTTATTTTCAATACATTAAATACTTCAATTTTTTATAGTTTCTATTCCTTAAAACATATTATCCTTAACAAATCATTTATAGTTGAGATAAgaacaaaaaaaattatatttatagATATGGGAAGAACATGATAGGTTTGTCCACTACCCACCAAGCCTGATTTCTCGTTATTCCGTTTTGCTCTTTTCAAACTTGCCAAATGCTTTCTCCACATCCTCAAAAGTAAGGCCAATACCTATGAGGTATATTTGTCGGTTCCCACTTCTAAAGCCATTAAAAAATTGGTAATATTCAGTTGAAAAACTTACCACTTTGTCCACTACACTTTTCTTATTATATATAGTAACCAAACCTTTCTTACTTTGCATGTATGTTCCATTCCATCCAACTCCAATTAAACTTGTTGCAACTTGTGTTCTAGTGCTCCTACAAGTCACTTTAACAAAGAAGCTAGAATCTTCATTTGTTTCTTTCAACTTCCCCAAACTAAGGGTTACAATTTGTTGTgcctttttttttcttttcatctAGTTCTTTACACTTAACACTCACTATAAGCCAATAGGTATCTTAATATCAAGTGTCTTAATTTTGAGTAGaatttattttctttcttattttAGTCTCAAGTAGTAGAAACtatttaaatttcaaaatgagGTACTCTCCTATTTTAATACTATTATTCTCTATATATTTTCTTACTTTGTTTCTTTCTGTTGAAGCAAGACACCATTCTCATACAAAACACAAACATTATCACAATCCACCATCTGAAATTTCAGTACCTCCTTCTCCACTACCTTCACCACCCTATTCTAAACCTCCTTCTCCACTACCTTCACCACCATATTCTAGTGCTCCTCCTCAAGAACTTCCTAGTCCTCCCCCTActagtaataataataattgcCAAAATGTATCTGGTTTATTCGATGTACGAACATTTGGTGCTGTTGGAGATGGAATAACTGATGATACTGAGTCTTTCAAAATGGCTTGGGACAGTGCTTGCCAAAGTGAATTACCACTTAATGTTATCTTTGTTCCTAGTGGTTTCTCCTTCATTGTTCAATCTACTATTTTCACAGGTCCTTGTAATGGTGGATTAGTACTAAAGGTAGTCTACTCAGTGCTGtttatattaatttatttgagTTTATGACATATAGTATTGATGACTTGTTTGTAATCTGTTTTCAAGTTCTTTTCAAAAGTTCTCTAAAATACTTTACAAAAATAACTTATAGCACTATTAAAAAAGGTTGAAAAGTAGTGCAAAATTAGTGATGGAAAAGTAAAACTTGTCGTTGGTTAGAACTCGCGTCCCTCATAATTACCAACTGAGATGACTTAACTGATCACTTTATTGATGTATATGGAGAAGGTTGATGGCACTCTTATGACACCTGATGGACCTGAGTCTTGGCTCAAAAACAATAGTAGGCGTCAATGGTTAGTCTTTTATAGAATCAACGGTATGTCACTTGAAGGAAGTGGAACAATTGATGGCAGAGGACAAAAATGGTGGGATCTTCCTTGTAAGCCTCACAAGGTAAATATATTGATGTAACTTAAAATCTTAAGCAAATAAAATTTCGGACGCTTAAAAGAGTAGCCGATCCGTCGCTAACAATTCCTCCACAGGGACCTAATGGAACAACATTGCCAGGACCTTGTGACAGCCCAGTTGTAAGTTTTTCAAAACCTTTCTTATTATGCATTTTTTTTATATTGAAAATGATTATTTGAATGTGAGTATGTAACTTTGATTTTGCAGGCTATAAGATTTTTCTTGAGTTCGAATTTGACTGTACAAGGACTTAGGATTAAAAACAGCCCTCAATTCCATTTCAGATTCGATGGCTGCCAAACTGTTCATGTAGAATCGATCGTCATAACAGCTCCGGCGTTAAGCCCGAACACGGATGGAATACACATAGAAAATACTAATGATGTCAAAATATATAACTCTATTGTCTCCAATGGTTAGTCACAAAATGATCCCTTAGCTCCTATACTTTGCAGCATGACAAGGCTTTAATAACAATATTTTCATGAACTTTTCTTTCATAGGTGATGATTGTGTTTCCATTGGAACCGGTTGCTTTGATGTTGATATTAAAAACATTACATGTGGACCAGGTCATGGCATAAGGTAATTTCATACTTCCTCTAATCTTGGTTTTAAATTCATTGAATAATCAGTATATCTGATCTATGTATTAGATCAGATACATCGATTATTaattaaaaaacaattttttttttatattaaagATCTGATGGAGTATTTGTTTTACTTTGTTCAGCATTGGAAGTTTGGGAAACCACAACTCAAGAGCATGTGTATCAAACATAACCGTACGAGAATCAACTATAAAAATGTCGGATAACGGGGTAAGAATCAAGACATGGCAAGGTGGATCAGGATCAGTATCAGGAGTAACATTTAAGAATATTCACATGGATACCGTGAAAAATCCAATTATAATCGATCAATTTTACTGTCTGAGTAAAGATTGCAGCAACAAAACCTCTGCAGTTTTCGTATCAGACATAGTTTACACAAGCATAAGAGGAACTTATGATATCAAACATCCTCCTATGCATTTCGCGTGCAGCGACTCCGTCCCTTGCACAAACCTGACTCTCTCTGATGTTGAGCTTCTTCCTTCTCAAGGAGATATGTTAAGTGATGCTTTTTGTTGGAACGCTTATGGAAATTCAGAGACATTAACTATTCCTCCAGCTTTTTGCTTGCTGGATGGTATTCCTGATTCCATTTCAGACAATGATATTAATCAATGTTGATGACCGTTTAAATTCTGTAAAGTGAAAatgtgtgtgtatataattaTTACAAGAGAAGTGATTTAGGAATATATAGATATGTAGTATGGTTTTGAGTATTTGGATTTGATTGAATGATTGTTGAGGAGTTGTTTTTAGATGCTCTTCCACAATTGTTAACCATGTATTGTATATTTTCAATTTGAAATTAAGGTTTGGACTTGTTAGTTTGAATTTGTGACCAACTTAAACTAAATAAATCTTAATATGGAAAGATTTCGATGCTGACACACTATTATTTATCATTTTTATGATAAAAGAATTGTGGTTAATTTATATGTCGACGACTGCAACCATTAATCGCGAAAGTCTTTACGCGATCGCAACGCAATCACTGCCATTATTTAAAACTTGATTGTGACACAAGAATCATAGCTATACATTTTTTTGTGTGGAATGTTTGCTATAAAACTTTCTCTCACACCACCGACCTAAAACCGCTAAGACAAGTTTTGGTCCGTTAAGCTTTTGCAAAAAATCCAAGAAAATCATATTTGTCCCTAGCTTTTATCATTGTTACAAGTTTTAGAAATTGGTTGAGGTTTTCATTATTGATGCACACGCTTATGTAATGTTCTTACCCATCGTTTTCGTTTCATTCTTTTGCTCATGGTTATGTCATAAATGTTTTTTTTTGGGACCATCCAATAAAACAACTAGGACAAAGTATTTAATACGGTTTCATTTAAATGATACTTCATCCTTTcttttttaatgatttttttcTTCATTTGATATTTTGCACAAATTTAGAAAGATAATAAATtttgttatttaaaaaaaaaatccttcACCTATGGTGCTATTGACTATTTCTTGTTAGTGTATGGCAATAAAATTGAGTGAATGGGATGTATATTGGATATCATTGAAACACGTGGTACATATTACAAGTAATGGAGGTTTCAATCTGGTATATCTAAACCAACATAGCACAAGTCATTTATCAAAGTTAATTAACTAACCGAAATTCAACATCCTTCTTTAATTCAAATTACCTAGAGGTACCACACCAATCTCTTTTTTAAGCTTTTCAAAAGTACTAAGATTGACAACTTTACTGTATAAGTCTACTAATTATTTTTTAGTTGAGCAATCCATCGTCTTCAACATCTCCTTGTTGATTTGCTTTTTGTTCCGTTCAAAAACCATAATTGTTGATGCAAACCCTTGTTGTGTTGGTGGGAGTTGCTTCGACGGGTTCGAGTTGTCTAGAGTGAACCTACAAGTTTAACACTCCAATGCTCAAGTAATTTTTAAATAAAACAAATAGAGGGAGTTATAGATTAAAATCCTACTTTTTTTCCTACTCAAACAGTGATATTTATGTAGTGGACGAAATTGGATCTTCCTCCCGTTGAGCCCACGACTGGTCCAAAACAGTTTCTCCCGAGACTTGCTATGGCATGGTGCATGGGAAGTCTTTCAAAGAGCTGGGTCAGGTACATCTAGTTGTGATCCAATGTTGAGAAGTGGAAAAGATCGAGAGACAGTCTCATTAAATGCATGTTTCATCATTGAGATCTTCTTAGTTTTCTTCGCATGTTGCCCTAAGTTTATAAGTTAGGGTGTGGCATTTATACCTAGGGCGCTTGAGTGCATTCAAGTCTTGTTACATATCTGAGCTATCATCTGAGCCATTGATTTTGACCCttcaatttattttaatttgGTAACTTTGATTCTCTTTATTCGTTTCACTATATAAGGGTTGTTTTAGCTTTTCAAACAACTTTTGGTTCCCTCTCATACTGACCCTGGTAATTAATGTGAccctttcttcttcttcaattTTCTGGTGATTCATGTTTCTTTCGATCTTCCTTTTTTGTTAGGGACTTCACATTTCCAAGCTCTTCTTAATCTAAGTAGTTTATTTGCTTGATCTCTTACTCATGCACCATTCTCTAAGCCTTTCCCTTTAAATTGATGTTTATCTTTTTTAGCGTTTACCATCGCTAACTTATGAGATGTGCCTGAGAACACAAACTAAGTTAATGGGGGGGAATGATTCTCCAATACAAGCATCTATGAGAATCTTGACATTCCAAATGCTGAATCCCTGGAAATTAATGGCCCTGATCCCAATTTTATTATACTGAGTGATAGTTTTTGGTCGAAAGGAGGTTCTGTTGAAAGCAATATTGATTCTCTTAGTTGTTATAAAGGGGATGGTGAAGGGGACTCCCGTAATCAGGCTTATATGGATGTGGTTGATCGCTTTGTTTCCTCCCTCCAATCTACTAATGAATTGGACGCAGTCATAGCAGTTCGAGATGAGCGAATAACTCTTTTATACATTGTTTCTTTTAGGATGATGCGTCGCTGAGACCCTAGCGATATAGAACTTAAGGACCATCTTTTCTTTAGGAGTAACCATGCAGTTTCTGACTAGCCTTATCTTTTACATGACAGTTGGGGAGAAATGGTAAAGCGGGGATGTGTGGATTTAATATCTCCACCAAATGTCAAATTCTACCATTGGGTACATCCTGAGTTGGTGAGCATTGTTTCTGTCTTTGATAGCGGAGAAAAGATGGAGGAAGCTCAAATAGAAGTGGACTTTTTTAGGATTGGCTTGTCTAACACATTGACACCAACAAGAGCATTTACAGTTCTTTTGATATATGTTTCGTCCCTTTCTATGAGTGTCTTTTCACACGGTTGAAATTCATATTTCCCTCTAGTGGGTTCGAAGAATATTTGTTGAATCGCCTGAACATTTCTCCTTCTCCGCCGAGTTGTTTCATTATTGGTGTGAGTACCATGAGAAGGTGTCACTCATTGACCTCTTTTTCAGCTTATTTTATGTAGCTAGCACTTCCAAGGATCCTATTTGTGGGCAGAGAATGCTTTTGCTTCACTAATCAACTAGGTTGTTTGCGTTTTACATGAATAACTGGAAGAATCTGAAAGAACACTTTATTTTAGTGACTTCTCTGACTTTGGAATCCTACTCCATTTTCTACAAGGTTTTTGATAGAGGCCCTGCCTTTGCCTCTGTTGGCGCCTCTGCAACCTCGTCTTCCAAATGTAGATAGAAGATTAATAAATATTGGACCTAAAACCATTTCAACTGGAAGTCTCTTATGTAACGTCACAGACGTTTTTCAAAATTACCAtctgaccccacaaaccaacacgggtcttcTCAGCATGCTTTATCCTCTCTCACATGTTTTCCGGGAAACTTCTCAGAAGTTCACTCATCTAAATAATACTCCAAGTCAAGAACAtttaactatggagttcttattttTCAGGCTACCAAAAAAAAGATGCATCTTATTGGTATAGGTAGTACGAATGAATCCTTATAAGCCTTCGTTCAACCATGCAATCCCATCCTTGCACAACATCGAATCATATCCCTCTtattccgatgtgaattcggcGACCACTCTCCGCTCTCTTCGGCCTCGAGTGCTACATCCACTCTTCGGCTTCGGGTGTTACACATCCACCAACTTCCGCTTGGTTCGCCCCCGAACCACACCGTACTAGGAGAGATATGGCTCTGATACTCTTTGTAGCGCCCCCATACTGCTTCCAGGATTATCGAatgaccccacaaaccaacacgggtcttttcaaCATGCTTTTTCCTCAATCAGACTTTTTCTAAGAAACTTCCTATAAGGTCACCCATCCAAGTACTTCTCCACGTCAGacacgcttaactatggagttcttatttgtcATGCTACtgaaaagaagatgcatcttattgGTATAGGTAGTACTAATCAATCTTAATAAGTattccttcaaccatgcagtgTTATCCTtgcatagcctcaggatccctctcattccgatgtgaattcggtgACCACTCTCCGTCTTCTTCGACCTCAAGTGCTACACCCACTCTCCGCCCTCTTCGTCCTCGGGTGTTACACCTTAGCCATGGCGTCTATGATGACAAAATAACTCCATAAGAGGTGTCGAAGAAGGAAGACCTAGTGAACTTCTAGGAAAACTTGGCTTTTGAGGAGAGTAAAATTCTTGAAGAGGTAGTGAGGAGCGGGAAGGCATTTTTAATGAGGAGAGGAAATTTGATTTATATTTGCTTTAGAATTTCTTGGATAGTTACTAATTACTCTTCTTTAATTTGAGGAACTATGGTGTCCATCAGAAGTCTCTACGAAAAGAAGAAAATCGGGGGCGGTTGTTGTTATTCCTCATACCCCTCCACCTCTTCCAATTTCAACTTCGATAAAGGCAACATGAAAACCTTATGTAATTATCGATGTCAATCAGACTTCCAATACTATTGAGACTTTCCCTCTCCCAGCTTCATCCAACTACCTCTAATCAAGGAAAAAGATGGAGGAAGAGGTCTAATGACAGGTAACCTTCTACGGTAGGTGATAAGAATAAACGTATTAGAGATAAGAAATCTATCAAATATGGTGGACCTAAATAAGAATCTTATATTAAATACCCGAGAGAGTA is a window of Lathyrus oleraceus cultivar Zhongwan6 chromosome 6, CAAS_Psat_ZW6_1.0, whole genome shotgun sequence DNA encoding:
- the LOC127097516 gene encoding polygalacturonase At1g48100; this translates as MRYSPILILLFSIYFLTLFLSVEARHHSHTKHKHYHNPPSEISVPPSPLPSPPYSKPPSPLPSPPYSSAPPQELPSPPPTSNNNNCQNVSGLFDVRTFGAVGDGITDDTESFKMAWDSACQSELPLNVIFVPSGFSFIVQSTIFTGPCNGGLVLKVDGTLMTPDGPESWLKNNSRRQWLVFYRINGMSLEGSGTIDGRGQKWWDLPCKPHKGPNGTTLPGPCDSPVAIRFFLSSNLTVQGLRIKNSPQFHFRFDGCQTVHVESIVITAPALSPNTDGIHIENTNDVKIYNSIVSNGDDCVSIGTGCFDVDIKNITCGPGHGISIGSLGNHNSRACVSNITVRESTIKMSDNGVRIKTWQGGSGSVSGVTFKNIHMDTVKNPIIIDQFYCLSKDCSNKTSAVFVSDIVYTSIRGTYDIKHPPMHFACSDSVPCTNLTLSDVELLPSQGDMLSDAFCWNAYGNSETLTIPPAFCLLDGIPDSISDNDINQC